Below is a window of Caldichromatium japonicum DNA.
TTCGTTTTATCTCACTGCCGCGCATCCATGCGCCTATCTCCAGGATCAGCAAGCGCGCACCCTGTTTCTCGATCCAGCCACGCCGCTTGGGGAGGGGCTCTACCAGACGCTGCTCGCTCGGGGATTCAGACGCAGCGGGTGTTATCTCTATCGCCCCGCCTGTCGCAACTGTCAGGGCTGCATCTCAGTGCGTCTGCCGGTCGCTGATTTCATGCCGAACCGTTCGCAACGCCGCGCTTGGCAGCGCAATGCCACAGACATGGCGATCGCCATCGGGCCGGCGCGCTTCGATCCCGCGCATTTCGCCCTTTATCAGCGCTATCTCGCCGCCCGTCATGCCGGAGGCGAGATGGCAGAGAACGCCACTGAAACGTCCTACCGGCGCTTCTTGATCGAGCCCTGGGGCGGGACGACCTGCCTGATCGAGTTATGGCTCGGCGGCCATCTGGCAGGGGTTGCGGTCACCGACATCGTCCAGCAGGGCCTATCGGCGGTCTATACCTTCTTCGATCCCAACCTGGCTGCGCGCTCGCTCGGTACCTTCGCCATCCTGACCCAGATCCAGATCACCCAAAGGCTCAAGCGTCCCTTTCTCTATCTCGGCTATTGGATCGCCGACTCGCCCAAGATGGCCTATAAAGCCCACTTCCGCCCACTCGAAGCCTGGGACGGGCAGCATTGGCAACGGTTCATGTCCCATCAACCCATCACCCTTACCGGCGCCGGCCCGTGTCCATGACGCCTAACCGCCATTCAACATAGAGGTGGTAAGGTTTCGGATCGATCCGGCAAACGTGCTAGAATTGCAGTCGTTTTAGTCAAGGACTCTCAAGACACCGACTGCCAACTACCCTATGTCCAAAGATGACGTGATCCAAATGGAAGGCACGGTCACCGAGACCCTGCCCAATACTGTCTTCCGCGTCCGGCTCGAGAACGGTCACACCGTGACGGCGCACATCTCGGGCAAGATGCGCAAGCATTACATCCGCATCCTCACCGGCGACAAGGTGACGGTCGAGCTCACCCCCTATGACCTGACCAAGGGCCGGATCGTCTATCGCGCCCGTTGATGCGGGGGCGCCGCACGACAAGTGGCGCGACGCCGCATTATCCAATCAAGCCGGCCCCCTGCTCGACCAGACCTGCCGCCGCAACAGCCTGAGCGTCTCGAGATCCACGCATTGCCGGCCATAGAGCTCGCCCTGTAAGACCCGGGGCGGGGCGCCGGCCTCGCCCAGACCATCGACCACCAAGGGTACGCCGCTGAAGTCTTGCTGGGCGGTATAGTCGTTGATCGTCACCACAAGCGCGCGGATACCGGCGGCAAGGGCCGCGCGCGCCCCATTGTCCGAATCCTCGATCGCGACACATGCCTCTGGACCGAGCCCAAGACGCTCCAGGACATAGAGATAGACATCCGGCGCTGGCTTTTTATTGGGCACGATATCGCCGGCGGCGATGACCTCGAACCAATCGGCTACACCCGCCCCGCCGGATCGCTCCAGGAGCACCCTGACACCCTCGGGCGCAGCCGTGGTCGCAATCGCCAGCCGCACGCCATGCGCCCGCGCCTCGCGCCATAGACGCAGCACACCGGGGCGCAGCGGGATCGCACCAGACTGCACGAGATCCAGATAATGCACAGTCTTGGCGCGATGCAGTTCAGCGGCGAGCGCATCAGGATCGATGCCAGCGGGTTGGATGCCAGTGCGCCCCAGGAAATACCCAATCCGCTCCTTGCCGCCTGCCACCGCCAGCAACTCGCCATAGAGGACAGGGTCCCAATACCAGTCCAGTCCTGCCGCCGCGAATGCGGCATTGAATGCGCAGCGATGTCCATCGCGCTCGGTCTCAGCGATGGTGCCATCGACATCGAAGATGATCGCCTTTAATTCATCAGTGGGTTTAAACCGGCTCTGTTGCATAGCGCGTGGGTTGAGCGTCATAGGGGTTGAGGGTTTGGATATTGAGTGTGCCAGCAAGCAGGATGTGCGCAATACCCAGGTCCCTGCTGGTCACCTGAGAGCAAGCCGCTGCTTTATCTGGGCTGTAACCTGATCGAGTGCTTATTCTGCCGGATCAACTAGCACTTCTGACGTATCTTTGCCCACCAGACGCACTCTCCAAGTCTTGCCTGGCGTTCGTACCTCTGACCTGTGCTACCGCTCTAAATTTGATTGTGAATGACCCCTAGTTGCACAGCGCCAAGCAATCTGGTAGTTAGGCACGTTTGCTTGGGCTCGGACTCATTGCGGAATTGTCCGCAAGCCCTAGATCTATCGACCCAAGGCCGAGAGGTTGCGGCAACGGGCCTACGGCCGTATCAGGAGACTCAGATGACCGATACACGAGGATTCAGCATCGAGCCGTATTCCTTCGAGCCATATCAGCCCGAGGAGGGTGAGGAATATATGAATCCGCGTCAGGAGGAGCACTTTCGCCAGATCCTCTTGGCCTGGAAGCGTTCGCTGATCGAGGAGGTCGATCGTACCGTGCATCACATGCAGGATGAGGCGACCAATTTCCCCGATCCCAACGACCGCGCCACTCAAGAATCCGAGTTCAGCCTAGAGTTGCGCACCCGCGACCGCGAGCGCAAGCTGATCAAAAAGATCGATGAGGCACTCAAGCGGCTCGATGAACACGAGTATGGCTATTGCGAATCCTGTGGGGTGGAGATCGGCATCCGCCGGTTGGAGGCGCGCCCGACGGCTACCCTGTGTATCGATTGCAAGACGCTCGAAGAGATCCGTGAAAAACAACTCGGATGAGCCCTCCGGCTGAACCGAAGGCCTCCAGCGGGTCTGCCGTCTATCGGGGGCGTTTTGCCCCTTCCCCGACCGGCCCGCTGCATCTCGGTTCATTGCTGGCGGCTGTGGCCAGTTATGCCGATGCTCGAGCCCAGGATGGTGTGTGGCTGTTGCGCATCGAGGATCTCGATCGCCCGCGGCTCGTGTCCGGTGCCGCCGTCTCCATCCAAAGGACCTTGAGCACCTTTGGGCTGGAATGGGACGAGCCTGTACTCTGGCAGAGCACCCGACTCGATGCCTATGATGCCGCCTTGGGGCAGTTACAGGCGCAGGGGCTGGTCTATGGTTGCGCCTGTAGCCGCACCGAGATCGCCGCCCATGCCGTCCACGGGATCGAGGGCCCCATCTATCCCGGGACTTGCCGTCAAGGGCCTCCACCCGGACGCCAGGCACGCAGCTTGCGCCTCATGACCAACGCCGAGCCCATCCTATTTCAGGATCGCATCCAAGGCCACCAGGGACACGCGGTATCCGAGGCAGTCGGGGATTTCGTGGTCCGGCGCGCCGATGGCATCCATGCCTATCAGCTCGCGGTGGTGGTCGATGACGCCGATCAAGGCATCACCCATGTCGTTCGTGGTGCGGATCTGTTGCTCTCCACCCCGCGCCAGATCCTGTTACAACGCTATCTCCGACTGCCGACCCCGATCTATGCCCATGTCCCGCTGGTGCTCGACGAGGCAGGGCGTAAATTGAGCAAATCGCTTGCTGCGCTTCCGCTCGACCCCAACGATCCCCTACCCGCTTTACATCTGGTCTGGCGGCTGCTCGGGCAGACCCCGCTGAGCGGGGCAGGCTCGGTGCGCGCCTTTTGGCGGGAAGCAAGCGCCGCCTGGCGGATCGAGCGCGTCCCCCGCCGCCTTGGGCTACCCACCGGTGCCTGTCTGCCGGTTAAAACCTACTGAGCTCCAGGCCACGCAGATAGGCGGCAAACTGCTGGCCCAGCTTGGGATGGGCCAGGGCGTATTCGACCGTGGCCTCGAGATACCCCAGCTTGCTGCCGCAATCGTAGCGTTTGCCTGCAAAGGGATAGGCGATCACCGGTTCATCCTTTAAGAGCTCGGAGATGCCATCGGTCAGCTGGATCTCACCGCCAGCGCCCTTACCGATGCGCTCAAGCTTATCGAAGATCCGCGGAGTTAGCAGATAACGCCCCACGACGGCGAGATTGGAGGGAGCGTCCTCGGGCTTGGGCTTTTCGACGATCGAGACCACCCGCATGACCCCTTCGCCATCGCGCTCGACCTGGACGATGCCATATTTGCTTGTCTCCTCGCGCGGTACCTCCTGGACG
It encodes the following:
- the dksA gene encoding RNA polymerase-binding protein DksA, with amino-acid sequence MTDTRGFSIEPYSFEPYQPEEGEEYMNPRQEEHFRQILLAWKRSLIEEVDRTVHHMQDEATNFPDPNDRATQESEFSLELRTRDRERKLIKKIDEALKRLDEHEYGYCESCGVEIGIRRLEARPTATLCIDCKTLEEIREKQLG
- the gluQRS gene encoding tRNA glutamyl-Q(34) synthetase GluQRS, which translates into the protein MSPPAEPKASSGSAVYRGRFAPSPTGPLHLGSLLAAVASYADARAQDGVWLLRIEDLDRPRLVSGAAVSIQRTLSTFGLEWDEPVLWQSTRLDAYDAALGQLQAQGLVYGCACSRTEIAAHAVHGIEGPIYPGTCRQGPPPGRQARSLRLMTNAEPILFQDRIQGHQGHAVSEAVGDFVVRRADGIHAYQLAVVVDDADQGITHVVRGADLLLSTPRQILLQRYLRLPTPIYAHVPLVLDEAGRKLSKSLAALPLDPNDPLPALHLVWRLLGQTPLSGAGSVRAFWREASAAWRIERVPRRLGLPTGACLPVKTY
- the infA gene encoding translation initiation factor IF-1; translation: MSKDDVIQMEGTVTETLPNTVFRVRLENGHTVTAHISGKMRKHYIRILTGDKVTVELTPYDLTKGRIVYRAR
- a CDS encoding HAD-IA family hydrolase yields the protein MTLNPRAMQQSRFKPTDELKAIIFDVDGTIAETERDGHRCAFNAAFAAAGLDWYWDPVLYGELLAVAGGKERIGYFLGRTGIQPAGIDPDALAAELHRAKTVHYLDLVQSGAIPLRPGVLRLWREARAHGVRLAIATTAAPEGVRVLLERSGGAGVADWFEVIAAGDIVPNKKPAPDVYLYVLERLGLGPEACVAIEDSDNGARAALAAGIRALVVTINDYTAQQDFSGVPLVVDGLGEAGAPPRVLQGELYGRQCVDLETLRLLRRQVWSSRGPA
- a CDS encoding arginyltransferase, which codes for MIRHLRPNGTGSLSFYLTAAHPCAYLQDQQARTLFLDPATPLGEGLYQTLLARGFRRSGCYLYRPACRNCQGCISVRLPVADFMPNRSQRRAWQRNATDMAIAIGPARFDPAHFALYQRYLAARHAGGEMAENATETSYRRFLIEPWGGTTCLIELWLGGHLAGVAVTDIVQQGLSAVYTFFDPNLAARSLGTFAILTQIQITQRLKRPFLYLGYWIADSPKMAYKAHFRPLEAWDGQHWQRFMSHQPITLTGAGPCP